The Cloacibacillus sp. DNA window ATGTGCTCAACGCGAAGGTACACGATAAAGAGGCCTCGATCGTTGCCCAGGCGGGCCGTCTAGGCGCGGTCACCGTCGCCACCAACATGGCGGGACGCGGAACCGACATCGTTCTTGGCGGAAACCCTGAGTTCCTCGCGCGCGAGGAACTTGAGAAGCAGGGCATAGATACGGCGGCGGAGCCTCAGCTCTATGCCGAGACCCTTGAAAGATATAAGGCGGCCTGCGCCGAAGAACACGATAAGGTCATCGAGACGGGCGGACTGCGCATCATCGGCACCGAACGCCATGAGTCGCGCCGTATAGACAACCAGCTCCGCGGCCGTTCCGGACGCCAGGGCGACCCCGGCGAGAGCCGCTTCTATATCGCCCTTGAGGACGACCTGATCCGCCTCTTTGGCGGGGACCGGATTTCCGGCATTATGGACAAGCTGGGCATGGAAAAGGGCGAATCTATAGAACATCCGCTGCTCTCCAAGGCGATCGAAAACGCCCAGAAAAAAGTCGAAGAGATGCATTTTGACATCCGTAAGCAGCTCCTCTCCTATGACAACGTGATGAACCGCCAGCGCGAGGCGGTCTATCGCGAGCGCGCGGAGATACTTGACGATAAGGATATCGTTGAGCGTACCCTTGGGGTTCTTGAGGATACCGCCCAAGCGCAGCTTGACAAGATATTCGCAGACAAGAGCGCCGACGAGCCGGATGTGGCCTCAGTCAGCGTTCGTCTGAACGCTCTCTTCTGGCCCGGCATCGCGCGCCACCTTGACGGCGTGCAGGCGGAGGCGGAACTTGAAGAGGTGCGTCCGAAGATCATCGAAGAGATACGCGCGCGCTTTAACCAGAAGACGGCGGAGCTTGGTGAAGAGCTCTCGGAGCAGATATTCAGATATATATTCCTCGAGGTGCTCGACAAGAACTGGAAGGAACACCTGCTCGCGATGGACGAGCTGCGCCGCGGCATCGGGCTGCGCGCCATAGGCCAGAAGGACCCGCTTGTCGAATACCAGTTTGAATCATTCAACCTCTTCCAGGAGATGCTCAATCAGGTACGCGAGGGTATCACCGAATTTGCGCTGCGCGTCTCGGTGGTTACCAGGGAGCCGGAGAGGGAAGAGCGCAGTAAGAAGTGGCGCGAAAGCCGTGACGCCTTAGATATTCCGGCGGCATCCGGCGGTTCCTACAATGATGATATGGAAAACCCCGGCGCGCTCGCGACGGCACAGAAGACGCAGCCGATAGTGAACGAAGTAAAGATCGGGCGTAACGACCCCTGCCCCTGCGGCAGCGGGAAAAAATACAAACAGTGCTGTGGAAGAGATAAATAGAGATAGGAGGCGCGATATCACGATTATGAAGGATAATTTCTTCAAGAAGGCCGCCGTATTTGCGGCCGCGCTGCTGATTCTCTCCTCAAGCGCCGTCGCCGCCTGCGCATGGAACAGCGGGGATGAGATCGCGCGCCTGAAAAAGGAGGTCCCTTCGCTGGAGACCTTCGGAGACAACAGCGCGGTCATATGGCTCCGCAATAATGAATCAAGGATGCTGGCCGACGGATCGATGGAAAACAGGCGCTATACCATCATAATGATGGGCGAGCGGGTGCCTGAGGACTGGAAGACGCTGCGCTATCCGGTCCCGGCTGACGGTTCGCTCGTCGTAGAGGAGGCCGCCTGGTACAACCCTATGACCGGCATGAAAGAGGGTTCTCTGCCCGTAAGCGAGGAAAAGCTTGCGGGCGGCGCCGCTGCGAGCGTCATATCGGTGCCCGATGATACCGTCGGCCGCGCCGTCGTGATCGTCGTCAAAGAGAACCGCGCGAACCGCTACGGCGTGGATGAGACGGTCAATATGGCCGGAAGCCTGCCAATCTGGGAGCAGAACGTCAGTGTCGAACTTCCCGAGGGCATGGAGATATTCTGGACAGGCCGCGATATGAAAGAGCCCCTCATCACAAAACAGAACAACGTCCAGCGTTATAGCTGGCAGGTTATGAACCAACTGCCATGGCACGGAGAGGGGTTTGTTACAAATGAGCGTCCGATGCTCTCTTTCAGCTCTAAAAAAGGAGTGCTTCACAGCCTTCGTATGATTCGTGAAATGGCCGCCTCGATGCCTTCGCTGCCTCTGCCCGTTTCGATGAAGGGCGACTCGGCGCGAGCCGGTGCGAGGCTGATCGAATGGATCGGCGCCCCGGAACGTACCCTGGCCGGTTATCCGGAAAACTGGGTCCGCGCTGCGGACCAGATCCCGCCGGAGGGGCCGTGGACGCCGTGGGAACAGACGCTGCTGCTCAATAAGTGGCTTGCCTCGCAGGGCTGGACGGTCTCGCTCTGGCTTGAGGGCAGGATGCCCCTTGACGACACGACGCCGGCCTCCACGACGCTCTTTGCCTATCCCGTCCTTGAGCTGAAGCCGCGCGAGGGGGCGAAGTCTTCCTATTTTAAGGCGGGGCTGCCCTTTACGTTTGACCGTGTGCCCTCGTCGATTGCCGGAACCGAGCTCTATGGGCTGAAGGACGACGAATATGTGACGAAGAGGCTTCCCGCCGGTTCGTCGTCGGACAACCGCCTCGCGCTTCTGTGGCGGCTCAAGCTTGACGATCAGGGCAAAGCTGAGGGTAAACTCGACGTGACGGTCACCGGCGGCTGGAGCGATATCTTCTCCGGCAACGAGGTGCCGTCGCTGAACAAGATCGGGACATTCCTTCTCGCGAAGATAAACTTCGCTATACCGGGAATGGATATCACTCCGACTGCGGTGGAACCGCTCCCGACCGGTTACAAGCTCTCGTTCGACGTCAGGTGCGTTCCTGGTATCATCCACGGAGGCAGCATGCTGCTGCGGCTGCCGGGCGGCATACCGCTGCGTGTCAGTGAAATGATCGGCAGGGAGAAAAAATATACTCTGCGCTTCCCCTTCATCATCGATCAGAAGGTGAGGATGTCGATGCCCAAAGGATTCAGGATGCTCCAGACGCCGCCGCTGAAGCAGCTTGGCACCGGCACTAAGGCGGTGCTCAAGGAGTCGATCATGCACTGGCCAAAGAAGGCCGAGCTGCTTGCGGACAGTACTTGGGTTGTTAAGAGCCGCGAGATAGACGGCACGCTGGCGCAGGTGCTGAGAGAAGAGCTTGCCGCCTCGCTGCGGTGGCCGGTTCTCGACCTGCCGTTCAGGAAATAATATAAGCCGGCAGTATACGCCGTCCCCGCCATTTTCCTGCATGAGCCGGCAGGCGCGGCGCGTATGAGGCATAGTTTTAGAAAGTTTACATATAAGGAGTGTCGGACTTGCAGAACATGACAGACGAACTGAAACAGGCGCTTGATACGGCCGTGAAGGCTGTGGCCGCCGAGAAGAACTACCAGATACCGGAGGGCTTTATTGTACGCCTTGAGCGTCCCCGCCAGGAGGGGCACGGCGACTGGGCGACGAACATCGCGATGCAGCTCTCGAAGCCCTTTGGCGTTAAACCCCGCGACCTGGCCGAGGATATAATCGCCAAACTTCCCAAGGATTCGGTGATCGAGAGGGCCGAGGTCGCCGGACCCGGCTTTATGAACTTCACCCTCTCCTCAAACTGGGTGACGGAGACGGTGAAAAACGCCATCGAAAAGGGTGACGGCTACGGAAGAAGCAATGTCGGCGGCGGACGCCGCATACAGGTCGAATTTGTCAGCGCGAACCCGACGGGGCCGCTCCACATGGGGCACGGCCGCGGCGCGGCGGTCGGCGATATAACGGCCTCACTGCTGGATTTTGCCGGTTATAATGTCGAGCGTGAATATTACATAAACGACGCCGGCCTTCAGATGGAGCTGCTCGGCAAATCGGCTCAGGCCCGCTACTTTGAGGCGCTGGGACGCGCCGAAGAGGCGCCGATGCCCGAGGACGGCTATCATGGGGATTATATGTCCGATATTGCGAAGTCCTACGTGGAAAAATACGGCGACTCGCTGGCGCAGAAGCCGCTTGAGGAGACGCTGCCGTTTTTCTCCGAGGAGACCGGCAGACTGGTCCTGGAACTGATCAAGAAAGACCTCGAAGATTTCGGCGTCAAGTTTGACGTCTGGTTCTCGGAGAAGTCGCTTTATGACGACAACCTTGTGGAGCCCGCGATGCAGGCCCTCAAAGAGCGCGACTACGCCTATGAGGACGAGGGGGCCCTTTGGTTCCGTTCCACGATGTTCGGCGATGACAAGGACCGCGTCCTCATCCGTTCAAACGGGATGCCCACCTACTTTACCTCGGACGTCGCCTATCTTAAGAATAAATATGACCGCGGGTTTGAGAAGAATATATATGTCTGGGGCGCCGACCATCACGGCTACGTGCCGCGTCTTAAATCGGTGAATAAGGCCTTTGGCTTCCCTGACGACGGCATCGACGTGCTCCTTATCCAGATGGTGAACCTTCTCCGCGACGGCAAGCCGGTGCAGATGTCGAAACGCGCGGGTACGATCGTGACGCTGCGTGAGATCATGGACGAGGTGGGCCGCGACGCGGCGCACTTCTTCTTCGTCATCCGCCGCTGTGACAGCACCGTCGACTTTGACCTTGAACTGGCGAAAAAAGCCTCGTCTGAGAACCCTGTATTCTATATCCAGTATGCGCACGCGCGCATCTGCAGCATCAGGCGCGAGCTTGCCGAGCGCGGCATACCGATGCCGACGATGGAAGATTTTGACGTGAGCCTGCTCACGGACCCGACCGAGATAAATCTCGCGAAGGCGGTCTCTCGCTTCCCTGAAGAGATCATGAAGGCCGCCGAGGAGACGGCGCCGCACCGCCTCGTCTACTACGCGACGGAGCTGGCGGAGGCCTTCCATGCCTTCTATAACGCGCAGCGTGTCCTTGGTGTTGAGGAAAATGTGATGAAGAGCCGTATCCTTCTCATGGAGGCGGCGCGCGTCACGCTGAAAAACGCTCTCGGCATCCTCGGAGTGTCGGCTCCCGAGAAGATGTAGGGCGGGCGGCGGAGCCCCGTCTCTGGGATGAACGCGCCGAAACTGCGCTGGGTGCTCTTCGGAGCGGCGGTGACCTTTATGATCGCGGTGCTTTTGACCTCCTTCTTCAAGGAGATCGAGAAGATCGACGTGCTTACTTCCGCGCTCGACAGCAGGATGGAAGAGCTGGTCAAAGAGGAGCGAAAAACCCAGAAGCTAAAACAGGATATCCGCTACTACAGCACTCCGGAGGGAATTGCGCGTCTTGCCACCGAGCAGTTCAATCTGGTGCAGTCCGGCGACCGGATCTATAAAATCGAGATAACGTCAAAGGACAGCTTGCAATAGCGGTCCGCTTGAAGTATAATACTAAATTGTGTTTCCCTGTCTCTTCCATAGAAGAGGCCAGAGTCCAAAGGGAGGAGGTGAAGTACGTGCGGTCTTACGAAATGGTTGTAATATTTAAGGCTGATATCGAGGATCATAAAACAGTTTCCGAAGATACGGCCGAGATTGTGCGCGGATTGGGAGCAGAGGTTGAGAAGATCGACCTTTGGGGCAAAAAGCGTTTTGCCTACCCCATCGACAAACAGCTAGAGGGCTTTTACACTCTCTACACGTTTAAGCTCGACCCCGCGCAGGTTAAGGAAATGGAACGTCTCCTTAGCCTCAAGCCTTACGTTGTGCGGCAGATGGTCGTCAACCTTGAGGAGAAGTAGGTCTTATGTCCAGAGGATATAACAGGACAGTGCTGATGGGCAACTTGGCACGCGATCCGGATGTAAGATTTACGCCCAACAAACAGAAGGTGGCGCGTATCACAGTAGCCATAGGACGCCAGTGGAAGAACAAAGCCACCGGCGAGCTTCAGAGCCATACGGATTTTATCCCCGTGGTGGCCTGGGGCGCCTCCGCGGATCTCTGTGAGCGTTATCTTAAGAAGGGGCGCCCTGTATTGGTCGAAGGAAGAATCACCGTGCGTGATTTCGACGACATCAAGACAGGCCAGCACCGTTGGGTCACGGAGGTCGTAGCTGAGAACATCGTTCTTCTGAGTTCAGGCCGCAGAGAAGATGAAGGTTCCGGCGGTTATCAGCAGCAGAGTTACGGCGGAGGCCAGCAGTCCGGTTACGGACGCGCGCCGCAGCCGCAGTCCAACGCCATGGCGGCTCCAGATATGGGCAGCTTGAGAGGCGAGGCCGGCTTTGAGGATGATTTCCCGCTTGATTTTTCCGAGCTCGGAGGCCCTGATTCGTCAGGAGATGTAGAGATACCGTTCTAGTAGAAAGAGGTGGATAGGCAATGGAAAACGCATTCAACCGCAAGCGTCGCAAGCGCAGGCCGAAGGTATGCCATTTCTGCGTAGATAAAGTCGAGCACATCGACTACAAAGAAATAGACAAACTTAAGAAATATATAACGGAACGCAGCAAGATAATCCCCCGCCGCGTAACGGGTACATGTGCGAAGCACCAGCGCCAGCTGACGCGCGCGATCAAGCGCGCGAGGCTTATCGCGCTGCTGCCCTTCACATCCGACTAAATCGGCGTTTATAAGCACGATTTGCGTCATAAAATGGGGGCTCCGAATCCTCACCGTATGAAGATACGGTTCCGGTATCGGAGCCCCCATTTCATTTAGCAACTCGCACTTCTAAACGCCGATTTCCTTCGGATGGGAAAAGAGATAAATTACGATTTAGCTTTGTTTTGTCATGCCGGGCTTGGCCCGGCATCCAGAGACTCTGGAGCCCTTGCCCGAGGGCGCGGGCCGTGTGTTTGCAAGCGTTGATGAGGCGCGATTTTATAGTTTTTTTATGCGGGAGCCGATTCAAGCGGAGACGCCAGTACGATATTCGGGAAGATGTCGCCTGCGGCACCTACAATTCTTTTAACTGCTGTTATAATATGTGGGAGTCTGCGGCTCTCTTTTTGATAAAACTGGCGGAGGTTTGACGTGAAGGGTAAAGTTATTTTTGAGTGGTTTTTCTGGATATTGCTGAGCGTTCTTATGTTTATGGCTGGCATCGAGATCGCCTTCTTGTCGCCGCTGATAATTTTGGCCGCGCCGGTGCCGCTGATGATTCTCGTCTGCCGGCAGGGGGCGCGTGAGGGGACGCTGGGGGCCGTCTTCGGGACCCTCTTTGTCTATGTCATTATGGGGCCGGTCTCGGCCTTTCTCTATACCTGTGAATTCGCTCTGCTAGGCCTTCTGATGGGTATCCTGATGATCAAGGTCCGCAGCGGGGCGGACTATGTCATCTTCGCGCTGCTTGCCTCGCTGGCGGTGAAGATGCTGATGATGGGAGGCTTCCACTATGCCGCGGGGGTCAATCCCTTCATGATGACGCCGGAGGCGGCGCAGGGATTGGCGGCCTCCGTCTCGGCGGCACTTTCACAGGGAGGGGTCCCCGTATCGCCGGAGAGCGTCAATGAGTATGTGGAGACGATGGCGCAGACCATTTCACTGATGATGCCCGCGATGCTGATTCTCTTTGCCGCGGCGGATACCATGACTGGCTATGTGCTTACGCGGCTCTATTTTAAACGGGCCGGAGGCGTGAAGCTGCCGGCGCTGCCGCCATTCGTCCACTGGCGTTTTCCTAAGAATATATTCTGGGCGCTGCTGGCGGCGCTCATTCTTGATATGGCCTCCAAGGCCTTTCCCGACGACGGACTCTACCGGATGCTTTCGCTGAACCTCATGGAGGTGCTGCGCGGGATATTCCTTGTCGAGGGGCTCTCACTGCTCTGGTATTTCATGAGCGCCTACAAGGTGAACAAGGCGATCCGTGTGATATTGACGCTCTTCTGCGCCTTTTTCGCCCCGGTGTCGTATGTGCTCTCAATGATCGGTATCTTTGATATATGGTACGATTTACGCAGGCGTATTAAATTAAGGAGGAAATAGAAATGAAAGTAATTTTAAAGCAGGATGTCGCAAAGGTTGGTAAAAAGGGAGAACTGATAGAGGTCTCCGACGGCTACGGACGCAACTTCCTCATCGGGCGCGGGCTCGCCGAAGAGGCTACGGCTGGAAGGATGCGCGAATATCAGGAATACCAGAAGACGCAGAAGGCGCGCGACGACAAGCGTCAGAAGGCCGCGGAAGATATGAAGAAAAAACTTGGCGGCAAGCTTGTTCCCGTAAAGGTCAGCGCGGGCGAGGGCGGAAAGCTCTTTGGCAGCGTCACCTCCGCGCAGGTCGCCGAGGCGTTGTCGGCTCAGTTCATGGTAAACATAGATAAAAAAGATATCAAGCTTGACGAATCTATCAAGCAGGCTGGCTCGCACACCTTCAGGATAAAGCTCTATCCCGGCATTGAGGCTGAGATGACGCTCAAGGTGGAGACTGAATAAGTTTTGGAGAACAACAGCGCCATAGACAGGATACCGCCGTTCAACCTTGAGGCTGAGAGGTCTGTCCTTGGCTCATGCCTTCTTGACTCGGAGGCTCTGACCGCCGTTATGGAAGGCCTCTCCTCCGAGGATTTTTACGACCCGCGCCACCGCAAGGCCTTCGAGGTGATGGAGTCGATGGCCTCGCGCAACGTCGCCGTAGACTCTCTCACCTTTCGTGATGAGATAAAAAAGCAGAGCCTTGAAGAGCGCCTCGGCGGAATATCCTTTATCGCCTCTCTGATGGAATCTGTTACGACGACCGCCAATATCGAATATCATATCGGCATCGTGCGCGACAAGTCGATACACCGTGCGCTCATCGTCGTCGGCAGCGATATTTCGCGTCTCGGTTTCAGCGAGGACGTCGAGGTGGACGACGCGCTGGAGACCGCGGAGCAGCGGGTATTCGAGATTGCGCGCACGGGAAAGACCACCAACATACGCTCCACGCGCGAAGTGCTGGTCTCGGCGATGGCCGATATCGAAAAGCGTCTCGCCGGAGGGCTGGCCGTCACGGGCGTTCCCTCCGGATTCAAAGATTTTGATAGCATGTCCGCCGGCCTGCAGCCGGGCGGGCTTTATATACTGGCGGCGCGTCCCTCGATGGGAAAGACGGCCTTCGCGATAAACATCGCTCAGTACGCGGCGATGCAGGAGAACATTCCCGTTCTCGTCTTCAGCCTGGAAATGTCGGCGGAGCAGATAGTGCAGCGAATGCTATCCTCGGAGGCGAAGGTCAATCTTAGGGCTCTCTTTGAGACAAAACGCCAGCAGAACGAACAGTGGAAACGGCTGAAAGACGCCGCGGCGGCGATCGAGAAGAGCCCCGTCTTTATTGACGACAGTTCGCCGCTGAACACGATGGAGCTGCGCGGGCGCTGCCGCCGTTTTTTCGCGAAATACGGCGAGGGGCGCGGCCTCATAGTCGTCGACTATCTCCAGCTGATGCACGCGGCGCGGCGGATAGAGAACCGTACCCAGGAGGTCTCTGAGATATCGCGCACGCTGAAGAGCATCGCGCGTGAATTCAAGGTGCCTGTGCTCGCGCTCTCGCAGCTTTCACGCGACGTTGAAAAGCGCGACAAGAAGAAGCCTCAGCTCTCCGACCTTCGCGAAAGCGGCGCGATAGAGCAGGACGCCGACATGGTCATCTTTCTCTACCGCGAAGCCTATTACGCGCAGGAGAACGATACGAACGACGCGACTGCGGAGGTTATTATCGCAAAGAACCGAAACGGGCCAACCGGAAAGGTCGATCTTGTCTTCTTCCGCGAATTCGCGCGGTTTGAAAACGGTTACAGCAGCGGATATTAAGTCGCGTCCGCCAATGTGCGGCGCGGCGAAAAAAGGTGATTCCTGGTGAAAACATCGAATAAGAAGAGAACTACAGAGAGTAAATCCTCGTGGGGACTGCTTGACGGCGGCCCAGTACCGCTGGTGCCGCGGTGGATATTTTATCCGCTGATTTTCGTCTCACTCGCTCTGCCGAACCTGATATTCTCGGGTATTAACTGGTTCGATACGCTTCACATAATGAAATGGGCCTGGGCGATGGTGCCTGTCGCTCTGATATCGCTGATTGGCGGTTCTATCCTCGCCCTCTACGGCGCGGAGCGTACCGGCTTCCGCCTTGATATCTTCGGCGGCGTATGGTTTTCGCTGCTGGCCTTTGTCTCGCTGCAGCCGCTGTGGGCCGATATCTTTGCCCTTTCCACCTATATGAAGGAATGGTTCTTCTTTGCGACGCTGCTTGCCGCCTATATTTTCTGTTATAACCTCTTCACCGGAGAAAAGGCGCTGCGCTGTCTGCTCTGGTGCGCGAATCTCAACGCGGCGGTAAACATCGTCTTCGCCGAACTGCTGATCAGAGATATGAACGGTCCCTTCTGGTTCATCATGAACGTGCCGGGGAACTATATCGGCAATACGGGACAGCAGGAGATGTTCGGCCTCTGGATGGCGATGGCCGCGATGAACGGCATCTTCCTCCATATGGTGTATTCGCAGTTCTCCGAGGCCGAGCCGAAAAAATACCGGAATATGAAGTACGCCAACCTTGTCATGCTGGCCTTTAATTCGTGGGGGCTCTGGAATTCGACGACGCGCGCGGGGATGCTCTCCCTGATGACGGGGACAATAATCCTCTCGGTCATAATCTGGAATTGCAAGCCGCGGAAGCTGCTGAAAAATGTCGGCTTTGCCTCGCTGCTGGTCGCTGTGATGCTTGTCGTCAACATCTGTATGGGCTACTTCGGCTGGAGCCGCGCCTACGCGCTGATAAACAAAACCTCCGACATGCTTTTGAACACCGCCAATTTCGGCGCGCGCCGCGAGATATGGCTCACGAGCTGGAATGTGGTCAAAGAACATCCTATCGCTGGCGTAGGACTCGGACATTATAAGTGGCATTACCTCGATGGGCAGCGCGATGCCTTCAAAGACTACCCGGAGATGAAGTGGCAGTTCACCTACTGGGCCCACAACGAATATCTGCAGTGGATGGCGGAGTTCGGCCTCTTCGGGACTCTGATTCTGCTGGGGGCGGCTCTCTGGTGGATATGGAGTTTTATCCGCGCGCTGACGCGGAAAAAGGATCTCTCCTATGCAGCGATGTGGGGCTGTGCCTTTGTCTATCTGATCTGGTTCGACGCTATATTCAGCCGTCCGTTCCACCGGATAGAGAATGTCATTTGGCTGTCACTGGCCTTTGCGGTAGCCAACCGGCAGCTGCTGCCGCTTTCGGCGAAATTCAGTGAGATCAGCCATGGTTTCATCTACCGGCTGCTAGGATTTTTTATGGCGGCGGTCGCCGTGATGGGGATGCTCTTTCTCTATTCGGGCTGCCGCGCCGATAAGTATCTGCGCGCGGCTTCGCTGACGAACAGCGCTTCACTGCAGCGCTACCGCATAGACGAGGCGCGCCATAGCCTGATGGGCAGGGACGAGGCGAACGAACAGCTGGCCTATCATCTGCTTGCCGTGGCAAACGTCACGAAGAAGCCGGAGGATCTTGCCGCCGGTATCGAGCAGCTATATCGGAGCTTCAAGACCAGACCGCAGGCAAAGCAGCTGCTTGAGCTGATAAACTTAGCGCAGCGCACGGGAAACCAGGCGCTTCTCTCAGAGCTGGTGCGGTATCTGCACCCCTCGGAATACCGAGTTGTCTCGGGCGACGTGGGGCCGCTCTCAAAATAGAATGAGGCGCGGCGTCAGTCCTGGATTTACCCTCATCGAAATAATGCTTGTAGTGGGGCTGGTCGGCATTATCGCCGCCGCCGCCCTCGCCCCGCTTGTCTTTACGATCCGTTCGCTGGAAGATGCGCAACGGCGGTGGGGGAGCTCTCACAACACCGCCGCCGCGGTGGATAAAATATATTCCGATATCCGCCGCGTCATTCCCAATCCCTCCTTTTCAACCTTTAAGATCATCCATAAGAGCGGTTTTTCGACCGAGGCCGACGACCGCCTCGTGATGTGGAGCGCCGCCCCCAAGTACGAGGGCAAAAATGTCGGCGTCGTGGTCTATAAGATCGTGACGAAAGGCATCCTTAACAACGCAAAACCCGGACTCTACCGCTGGGTGCTGGCCAATGTCCCCTCGGAGGCCACCGTATCGGGAGACATCTCCGGACGCTCCCCCTCGGAGCCGGATACGCCGATGGATGTCAACACCGACGAGCTTGATCCTAAAGGGGCGAAGCTTGTCCTTGCCGACGCGATCGGCGTGAAGTTTTATGTCTGGCAGGGGAACAAATGGGCCCAGGAATATGACGGAAAGCTCCCGAATCTTCTGAAGACCGAGATCATCACTAAAGAGGGCAGTTATTCACACACGGAGAGGTTTCCCAATGCGGCGGAGAAGTAACGGCTTTATCCTCGTCTCCGTCTTGCTCTCCACTACGCTGCTTCTCACATCGGCGACGGCTTTCGCCTGGTTTGCGCGTACCGAGGCGCTGCGGGTGTCGACACGCGAGAATATACTCAAATGCCGCAACGCCGCCGAGATCGCGGTGGGGGTCATCGGACGGAAGATCGCCGCAGACGACAATAAATACGACGGTTTCACCGAGCCGCTATACGCGCCTGGGCAGCGAACGAAAATAGAGATCGGTGATTATGATATTTCCGTTCAAATCACGCCGTTAAATGATAAAATATCAGTGAATGGGCTCCTGCTTCCCGACGGAGTTACCCTCCGTTCGGAATATGAGACCGCGTGGAACGCGATCTGGGAGGAATTAGAGCACGCGGAGCTTGCGGCGCCGGTACTTGACTTTATTGATAAGGACAAAAACCAGAAGCTTGGCGGAGCGGAGCGCGACGGCAATATAAATCGGCTTGTCTCGGATCTTAACGAGTTTAAGGCGATGCCGGAGATCAACGACAAGGTGCTGTGGGGCGACAAGGAGCATCCGGGCGGTCTGGCGAGGTATCTTACCGTTCCCGGAGGGCAGAAGATAAATATAAACGTCGTCGCGCCCGAGGTGATTGAGAAGCTGGACGACGGCCTCTCTCTCGCACACGCGCAGGATATCGCGGCGCAGCGTCTCGTCTCGCCGCTCACGAGTATGGAAGATCTGAAGCGCCTTCCGGGATTTCCCGCGGCGTTGGCGACGAAACTGGCGAATGTCATCGGTTTTGAAAGCACGCATTTTCTGCTTGAAATAAATGTAAAAGACAAGGTCGGCAATACAAGGAATTATCGGGTGATAGTGGAACGCAGCGGTAAAAAATGCAAAATATTCAGCTGGGAAGAGTAGCTTTCCCCGCGTTTATAATGACGAAGCCGCGGCGTCGGCCGGAGAGGAAGGATCAGTGCTGATAAAGGGTCATAAGATAATGGAAAAAATTTCCTTTGCGGCTAAGCCGGCGAAGGCTCCAAATAAGGTAAAGTTTTACCACCTCTCCTGTGAGAGGGGGGAACTTTTGTTGGCTGGCGAGACCGAAGCCTACTTTATCCCTTTTCGTACGGCTGCGGTATTTCCATTCTCCTTTCCCTTTGGACGCAAGGTCAATTTAAGGAGCGCGATAGCCCTTACCTTTAGGCCGATCCTCGGCGAACAGGAGTCCCGGCTCTCACTGGTGCCGCAGGTCACCGAGCAGCGCGCGAACCTCACGCGCGGCGCGGCCTGGTTCGTCTCCAGGGAAGAGATATCGGAATATGAGGAGCGGCTGGGCAAAAAAAGTATCTTTCTTCCAGCGCCGGCGGCCTTTGCCGCCGAAATAGGCGGCGACGGCCTTATTGTTTGGCAGGAGGGTGAGGCCTCCTGCGCCGTATGGTTTAAGGACTATACGCCGCAGCTTTACAGATACGCCTCCGGCGGCGCGGAAGAACTCGCGCAGTGGATGCGCAGCTATGTATCCTCAACTGGAGGGGAGATACCGGCGGAGAACGTCCGCATATTTTTCGCGGAAGATGTCTCGCGCGAGGAGCTGCGGCGTGCCGCCGCGGCGACCTTTGCCGCCGCGCCCGGCCTTGCGCGCCTTGACCTATCCAACCGCGGAGCCTCGATGGCCGAAC harbors:
- the rplI gene encoding 50S ribosomal protein L9, which encodes MKVILKQDVAKVGKKGELIEVSDGYGRNFLIGRGLAEEATAGRMREYQEYQKTQKARDDKRQKAAEDMKKKLGGKLVPVKVSAGEGGKLFGSVTSAQVAEALSAQFMVNIDKKDIKLDESIKQAGSHTFRIKLYPGIEAEMTLKVETE
- a CDS encoding septum formation initiator, producing MNAPKLRWVLFGAAVTFMIAVLLTSFFKEIEKIDVLTSALDSRMEELVKEERKTQKLKQDIRYYSTPEGIARLATEQFNLVQSGDRIYKIEITSKDSLQ
- the argS gene encoding arginine--tRNA ligase — encoded protein: MTDELKQALDTAVKAVAAEKNYQIPEGFIVRLERPRQEGHGDWATNIAMQLSKPFGVKPRDLAEDIIAKLPKDSVIERAEVAGPGFMNFTLSSNWVTETVKNAIEKGDGYGRSNVGGGRRIQVEFVSANPTGPLHMGHGRGAAVGDITASLLDFAGYNVEREYYINDAGLQMELLGKSAQARYFEALGRAEEAPMPEDGYHGDYMSDIAKSYVEKYGDSLAQKPLEETLPFFSEETGRLVLELIKKDLEDFGVKFDVWFSEKSLYDDNLVEPAMQALKERDYAYEDEGALWFRSTMFGDDKDRVLIRSNGMPTYFTSDVAYLKNKYDRGFEKNIYVWGADHHGYVPRLKSVNKAFGFPDDGIDVLLIQMVNLLRDGKPVQMSKRAGTIVTLREIMDEVGRDAAHFFFVIRRCDSTVDFDLELAKKASSENPVFYIQYAHARICSIRRELAERGIPMPTMEDFDVSLLTDPTEINLAKAVSRFPEEIMKAAEETAPHRLVYYATELAEAFHAFYNAQRVLGVEENVMKSRILLMEAARVTLKNALGILGVSAPEKM
- the rpsR gene encoding 30S ribosomal protein S18; its protein translation is MENAFNRKRRKRRPKVCHFCVDKVEHIDYKEIDKLKKYITERSKIIPRRVTGTCAKHQRQLTRAIKRARLIALLPFTSD
- a CDS encoding DUF2232 domain-containing protein, which produces MKGKVIFEWFFWILLSVLMFMAGIEIAFLSPLIILAAPVPLMILVCRQGAREGTLGAVFGTLFVYVIMGPVSAFLYTCEFALLGLLMGILMIKVRSGADYVIFALLASLAVKMLMMGGFHYAAGVNPFMMTPEAAQGLAASVSAALSQGGVPVSPESVNEYVETMAQTISLMMPAMLILFAAADTMTGYVLTRLYFKRAGGVKLPALPPFVHWRFPKNIFWALLAALILDMASKAFPDDGLYRMLSLNLMEVLRGIFLVEGLSLLWYFMSAYKVNKAIRVILTLFCAFFAPVSYVLSMIGIFDIWYDLRRRIKLRRK
- the ssb gene encoding single-stranded DNA-binding protein, producing the protein MSRGYNRTVLMGNLARDPDVRFTPNKQKVARITVAIGRQWKNKATGELQSHTDFIPVVAWGASADLCERYLKKGRPVLVEGRITVRDFDDIKTGQHRWVTEVVAENIVLLSSGRREDEGSGGYQQQSYGGGQQSGYGRAPQPQSNAMAAPDMGSLRGEAGFEDDFPLDFSELGGPDSSGDVEIPF
- the rpsF gene encoding 30S ribosomal protein S6, giving the protein MRSYEMVVIFKADIEDHKTVSEDTAEIVRGLGAEVEKIDLWGKKRFAYPIDKQLEGFYTLYTFKLDPAQVKEMERLLSLKPYVVRQMVVNLEEK